The following coding sequences are from one Halobaculum magnesiiphilum window:
- the sod gene encoding superoxide dismutase — translation MSEYSTPELPPLPYDYDALEPHISEQVLTWHHDTHHQGYVNGLESAEETLAENRESGDFGSSGGAMRSVTHNGCGHYLHTLFWENMSPDGGGEPSGELRGRIEEDFGSYEGWKGEFEAAASAAGGWALLVYDPVAKQLRNLVVDKHDQGALWGAHPVLALDVWEHSYYYDYGPDRGSFIDAFFEVVDWNHAAEQYQKSVDHFE, via the coding sequence ATGTCCGAGTATTCCACCCCCGAACTGCCGCCACTCCCGTACGATTACGACGCGCTCGAGCCGCATATCTCCGAGCAAGTGCTGACGTGGCACCACGACACCCACCACCAGGGGTACGTGAACGGCCTCGAAAGCGCCGAGGAGACGCTTGCCGAGAACCGCGAGAGCGGCGACTTCGGCTCCTCTGGCGGTGCGATGCGTAGCGTCACCCACAACGGCTGTGGCCACTACCTGCACACGCTGTTCTGGGAGAACATGTCGCCGGACGGCGGCGGCGAGCCCTCCGGTGAACTCCGCGGGCGCATCGAGGAGGATTTCGGTTCCTACGAGGGCTGGAAAGGCGAGTTCGAGGCTGCCGCGAGTGCTGCCGGGGGCTGGGCGCTGCTCGTCTACGACCCTGTCGCGAAGCAGCTCCGCAACCTCGTCGTCGACAAGCACGACCAGGGCGCGCTCTGGGGTGCCCACCCCGTCCTCGCGCTGGACGTCTGGGAGCACTCCTACTACTATGACTACGGCCCGGACCGCGGCTCGTTCATCGACGCCTTCTTTGAGGTTGTCGATTGGAATCACGCCGCCGAGCAGTACCAGAAATCAGTCGACCACTTCGAGTAG
- a CDS encoding HPP family protein: MLDSIRYRYHSVRRRIRRIERREVRDLRRWLEDTENLLHLSALVIVPLLIGVVTWLSNVSPVVSFLVYPPLASGTYTLFADPEGRYSTSRKFVGGMTAGAVCGWIALEVSARFWYPATPEQFQVQAGAAVLGIFLTGIMTWGLSLEEPTAFSTALLVLLTGAEQVTYVVGIAVSSLLVAGVFLVWRRNFYRERARYLFRSTQNDDQILVPVRGDAAESVVLFAARLASAHDAGKVVLMKTVSSETIEETAAAIEDADREVISEDREESSEPVTEVAEERLTEEQLHDLEQLQDRITSVVDVPCEFVVAVEDGSAGETVLATADAENCDLIVSPYEIEEGEPSPFVRTILNGTTDAVVFRSSNGRTEWERIMVMVRASGELANAMLDFAHRVVPTDGRISACTCVSRQRDRRMAEITLENLIESFPDPIETRIATSSIEEFLQRNASLYDLTVIGASTDRGAVSRFVSTPTFERIQAVDCDLAIVHRG; this comes from the coding sequence ATGCTGGATTCGATACGCTATCGGTATCATTCGGTTCGACGTCGTATCCGTCGAATCGAGCGCCGGGAAGTGAGGGACCTCCGTCGATGGCTCGAAGATACGGAAAATCTTCTTCACCTCTCGGCACTGGTCATCGTTCCACTTCTCATTGGCGTCGTGACGTGGCTCTCGAACGTCTCGCCCGTCGTCTCTTTTCTAGTGTACCCGCCGCTTGCCTCGGGAACGTACACCTTATTTGCCGATCCCGAGGGCCGCTACTCCACGTCCCGCAAGTTCGTCGGCGGGATGACCGCCGGGGCAGTCTGTGGGTGGATTGCACTCGAGGTGAGTGCACGATTCTGGTATCCAGCTACGCCAGAACAGTTCCAGGTTCAGGCTGGTGCAGCCGTGCTCGGGATCTTTCTCACTGGGATCATGACGTGGGGCCTGTCACTGGAAGAACCAACGGCATTCTCGACAGCCCTTCTCGTGCTCCTCACCGGTGCCGAACAGGTGACCTACGTGGTCGGAATCGCGGTGTCGAGTTTACTTGTCGCCGGCGTATTTCTGGTCTGGCGACGCAATTTCTATCGCGAACGAGCGCGCTACCTGTTTCGATCTACCCAGAATGACGATCAGATTCTCGTCCCTGTTCGCGGTGATGCCGCTGAGTCAGTCGTGTTGTTCGCTGCACGCCTAGCATCTGCTCACGACGCCGGAAAAGTCGTCCTCATGAAAACGGTAAGTTCGGAGACAATCGAGGAAACGGCAGCAGCAATCGAAGATGCTGATAGAGAGGTAATCTCCGAAGACCGCGAAGAGTCATCAGAACCAGTCACTGAGGTAGCTGAAGAGCGCCTCACCGAAGAGCAACTCCACGACCTTGAGCAACTTCAAGACCGAATCACTTCCGTCGTCGACGTGCCCTGCGAGTTCGTTGTCGCCGTCGAGGATGGGTCTGCCGGAGAGACAGTTCTCGCGACAGCAGACGCCGAGAACTGTGATCTGATCGTCAGTCCATACGAAATCGAGGAGGGGGAACCTAGCCCATTCGTACGAACGATTTTGAACGGCACCACAGATGCTGTCGTTTTCCGGTCGTCGAACGGGCGCACAGAATGGGAGCGCATCATGGTGATGGTCCGTGCCTCGGGCGAACTCGCCAATGCGATGCTGGATTTCGCCCACCGGGTCGTCCCCACCGACGGAAGGATAAGTGCGTGTACCTGTGTGTCACGGCAACGTGACCGAAGGATGGCTGAGATAACACTGGAGAATCTAATTGAGTCGTTCCCAGATCCCATCGAGACGCGTATTGCAACTAGTTCAATCGAAGAATTTCTCCAACGAAATGCGTCTCTCTACGATCTAACCGTTATCGGGGCGAGTACTGATCGTGGTGCTGTCTCACGGTTCGTTTCTACACCGACGTTCGAACGGATACAGGCGGTTGACTGTGACCTGGCGATTGTACATCGAGGTTGA
- a CDS encoding DUF106 domain-containing protein: MPGEQLEALLENSAMREALSTVFERSEEGNEEVQWADVSDALSSGQWGRLIETGVLVSGGTGFTLANPERVRQTLEEHGHRSSGAGVEEIESGSWAWYDKAAGVAALVLFAGYWNTGIRDIIASFDNILLAPITELLPFYAVIIVLAIVTGLYSTVLQARLMDHEKMQAYQERMKDLNERKEAAKDRGDDEALEQIQEEQMEAAGDQLGMFKLQFRPMVWIMLLTIPVFLWLRWKVRGGHLGVGETGLIVPLAGAVSWQEPLLGPMRTWIVWYFLCSMASRQIIQKTLNIQTSPSTSS, encoded by the coding sequence ATGCCAGGAGAGCAGTTAGAGGCGCTCCTCGAGAATTCAGCGATGCGTGAGGCCCTGTCGACCGTGTTCGAGCGCAGCGAGGAGGGAAACGAAGAAGTGCAATGGGCCGACGTCAGCGATGCGCTGTCGAGCGGTCAATGGGGCCGCTTGATCGAAACAGGCGTGTTAGTTAGTGGTGGAACGGGATTCACTCTGGCGAATCCCGAGCGTGTCCGCCAGACACTTGAGGAGCACGGTCATCGTTCATCCGGAGCAGGAGTAGAGGAAATCGAGTCTGGGTCGTGGGCCTGGTACGACAAAGCAGCTGGGGTGGCAGCACTCGTCCTCTTTGCGGGGTACTGGAACACTGGTATCCGCGACATCATCGCGTCGTTCGACAACATTCTTCTCGCGCCGATCACCGAGCTGCTCCCGTTCTACGCGGTCATCATCGTCCTCGCGATCGTTACCGGGCTGTATTCAACCGTTCTGCAGGCTCGGCTGATGGACCACGAGAAGATGCAGGCGTATCAGGAGCGGATGAAGGACCTGAATGAGCGGAAAGAGGCAGCCAAAGACCGCGGAGACGACGAGGCGCTCGAACAGATCCAGGAGGAACAGATGGAGGCCGCCGGCGACCAGCTGGGTATGTTTAAACTACAATTCCGCCCGATGGTCTGGATTATGCTGTTGACGATCCCCGTGTTCCTCTGGCTCCGCTGGAAGGTTCGTGGTGGTCACCTCGGTGTCGGCGAGACTGGATTGATTGTGCCGCTTGCGGGCGCCGTCTCCTGGCAAGAGCCGTTGCTTGGACCGATGCGGACGTGGATAGTCTGGTATTTCCTCTGTTCGATGGCGTCACGGCAGATCATTCAAAAGACGCTCAATATTCAGACGTCACCATCGACGTCTTCGTGA
- a CDS encoding heavy metal translocating P-type ATPase: MDDHKESAESSPGGEDQQDTISHQHEHGDHDEAIAESDEQRVEQELLEDEAHPAAASVTASHGQHEHAGHGGEGHGHGSHQGHGEGHGGMHEGHEQMFRRRFFVSMLLSIPVLLYSEMLQEWLGFSVPAFPGSEWINPVFAVIVFAYGGVPFLQMAVPELKDRSPGMMTLISMAISVAFVYSLASVVFPTQSVFFWELVTLIDIMLLGHWIEMRSVRRASSALDELAKLMPDTAERITDDRETEEVPVSELSEGDLVLVRPGASIPADGVIEDGDSDVNESMITGESKPVSKEPGDEVIGGTINGDGSLRVHVGATGEETTLAGIMRLVEEAQQSKSKTQVLADRAAGWLFYVALGAAVVTAIAWTLTVSFDATVIERVVTVLVIACPHALGLAIPLVVAINTSLAARNGMLVRDRIAMEDARNLDAIIFDKTGTLTEGEHGVVDMATVDGVDEDDVLALAAAVESDSEHMIARAIREAADERDLSIPDATNFEAIKGRGVRATVDVSGFAGGSSDESDGGNEVYVGGPNLLTQLDSEIPDHLQHFADEAGQNAQTVVYLVRDGELIAAVAMADVIREESFRVVDALHDLGIEVAMLTGDSQDVANAVADELGIDTVFAEVLPEDKDKKVQELQDQGKLVGMVGDGVNDAPALTRADVGIAIGSGTDVAVQSADVILVQNNPMDVVRLVKLSKASYRKMQENIVWAAGYNVFAIPLAAGVLAPIGILLSPAVGALLMSLSTVIVAINAQLLRRVDLSLPELPSATPPTDAQSAD; the protein is encoded by the coding sequence ATGGACGACCACAAAGAGTCAGCTGAGAGTTCCCCGGGAGGAGAGGACCAGCAAGACACCATCAGTCACCAGCACGAACACGGCGACCACGATGAAGCGATCGCCGAGTCGGACGAGCAACGGGTAGAACAGGAGCTACTGGAGGACGAGGCTCACCCTGCCGCGGCGAGTGTGACGGCGTCCCACGGGCAGCACGAGCACGCCGGACACGGGGGCGAAGGGCACGGCCACGGTTCCCACCAGGGACACGGCGAGGGTCATGGCGGGATGCACGAAGGCCACGAGCAGATGTTCCGGCGGCGTTTCTTCGTCTCGATGCTCCTGTCGATTCCCGTCCTCCTGTACAGCGAAATGTTGCAGGAGTGGCTCGGATTCTCCGTCCCGGCATTCCCGGGGAGCGAATGGATCAACCCCGTCTTCGCGGTCATCGTCTTCGCGTATGGTGGGGTACCGTTCCTCCAGATGGCGGTCCCGGAACTGAAAGACCGGTCGCCGGGGATGATGACGCTGATCTCGATGGCCATCTCGGTCGCGTTCGTCTACAGTCTCGCGAGCGTGGTATTCCCGACGCAGTCGGTGTTCTTCTGGGAGCTCGTCACGCTGATCGACATCATGCTGCTGGGGCACTGGATCGAGATGCGGTCGGTGCGCCGGGCCTCCAGCGCGCTCGACGAACTGGCGAAGCTGATGCCCGACACCGCAGAGCGAATCACTGATGATAGAGAGACCGAGGAGGTCCCCGTCAGTGAACTCTCCGAGGGCGACCTCGTACTCGTCCGGCCGGGCGCGAGCATCCCGGCGGATGGCGTCATCGAGGATGGCGATTCGGACGTCAACGAGTCGATGATCACGGGTGAATCGAAACCGGTTTCGAAGGAGCCCGGCGACGAGGTCATCGGCGGCACCATCAACGGCGACGGCAGTCTCCGTGTCCACGTCGGTGCGACGGGCGAGGAGACGACGCTGGCGGGCATCATGCGGCTCGTCGAGGAAGCCCAGCAAAGCAAGTCGAAGACCCAGGTGCTGGCCGACCGCGCGGCCGGCTGGCTGTTCTACGTCGCGCTCGGGGCGGCAGTCGTGACGGCGATTGCGTGGACACTCACGGTCTCGTTCGACGCGACGGTCATCGAGCGCGTCGTGACGGTACTCGTCATCGCCTGTCCGCACGCCCTCGGGCTCGCAATCCCCCTGGTCGTCGCGATCAACACGTCGCTCGCCGCTCGGAACGGGATGCTCGTTCGCGACCGGATCGCGATGGAGGACGCACGGAATCTGGACGCTATCATCTTCGACAAGACGGGGACGCTCACCGAGGGCGAACACGGCGTCGTGGATATGGCGACCGTCGACGGCGTCGACGAGGACGACGTGCTCGCGCTGGCGGCGGCCGTCGAGAGTGACTCCGAACACATGATCGCGCGAGCCATTCGTGAGGCAGCTGACGAACGTGATCTATCTATTCCCGACGCGACCAATTTCGAGGCGATCAAAGGCCGAGGGGTTCGCGCGACCGTCGACGTCTCCGGCTTCGCCGGAGGCTCGTCGGACGAGTCCGATGGTGGAAACGAAGTGTACGTCGGCGGGCCAAACCTGTTGACCCAACTCGATAGCGAGATCCCCGACCATCTCCAGCACTTCGCGGACGAGGCCGGCCAGAACGCCCAGACGGTGGTGTATCTCGTTCGTGACGGAGAGTTGATCGCCGCGGTTGCGATGGCCGACGTGATCCGTGAGGAGAGTTTCCGCGTCGTTGACGCCCTCCACGATCTGGGCATCGAGGTTGCGATGCTAACTGGCGATTCCCAGGACGTCGCCAACGCTGTCGCCGACGAACTAGGCATCGACACGGTGTTCGCGGAGGTACTCCCCGAAGACAAGGACAAGAAAGTCCAGGAACTCCAGGACCAGGGGAAGCTCGTGGGGATGGTCGGCGACGGTGTGAACGACGCGCCGGCGCTGACACGGGCCGACGTCGGCATCGCCATCGGGAGTGGCACCGACGTTGCGGTCCAGTCGGCGGACGTCATCCTCGTCCAGAACAACCCGATGGACGTCGTTCGGCTCGTGAAACTCAGTAAGGCGAGCTACCGGAAGATGCAAGAGAACATCGTCTGGGCGGCGGGGTACAACGTGTTCGCGATTCCGCTTGCAGCAGGCGTGTTGGCACCGATCGGGATTCTGTTGTCTCCCGCTGTCGGTGCGCTTCTGATGTCGCTGAGTACGGTGATCGTCGCGATTAATGCGCAGTTGCTCCGGCGCGTCGACCTATCCCTCCCCGAGCTCCCAAGTGCGACTCCACCTACTGACGCTCAATCTGCTGACTGA
- a CDS encoding helix-turn-helix transcriptional regulator, which yields MNGLTAFQRDILYVITGIEEPYGLAIKDELDGYYETEINHGRLYPNLDALVEQGLVEKGKLDDRTNRYTLTSQARRLFGERRDWENERISGGTNGLNVLIE from the coding sequence ATGAACGGATTGACTGCCTTCCAGCGTGACATCCTGTACGTGATCACCGGTATCGAGGAACCATACGGCCTGGCAATCAAGGACGAACTGGACGGGTACTACGAAACAGAAATCAATCACGGGCGGTTGTACCCAAATCTCGATGCGCTCGTCGAACAAGGATTGGTCGAGAAGGGCAAACTCGACGACCGAACGAACCGCTATACGTTGACATCACAGGCACGGCGACTTTTTGGGGAACGTCGCGACTGGGAGAACGAACGTATCTCCGGCGGGACGAATGGTCTGAACGTGCTCATTGAATGA
- a CDS encoding cation diffusion facilitator family transporter, whose product MADSRVAFLKVSWANVLLNALKIGVEGALGILTGSLALTADAAHSVADLLASGVVLIWGQSVYEDADQSHPHGHNRFEPLSALFVGGMLVLLGLKLLYDAGHSILTGVTAEYSIWLIIGLLFALGDMYVCYWYTQYKNQELQLPSLRALAADSLNDLYTTGAALVGVLGMAVGYPVFDPIAGGIVSLLVIHQGVDISRENIQYLADSAPPESEQEEIKERIREHSAVHGIHDFVAYYSGHMIEVEFHAEVDQELSVVEAHDVESELRRRVREIEPVADVHVHLDPAGLGEWKDADESTTSPA is encoded by the coding sequence ATGGCGGATTCACGTGTAGCCTTTCTCAAAGTCTCTTGGGCAAATGTTCTGTTAAATGCTCTCAAAATTGGTGTCGAGGGGGCACTCGGGATCCTCACAGGAAGTCTCGCCCTTACTGCCGACGCAGCGCACTCCGTTGCAGACCTCCTTGCAAGCGGTGTCGTCTTGATCTGGGGCCAGTCCGTCTATGAGGATGCAGACCAGTCACACCCCCACGGACACAACCGATTCGAACCCCTCTCCGCGCTCTTCGTCGGTGGCATGCTCGTTCTCCTCGGACTCAAACTGCTGTACGATGCGGGTCACTCAATTCTAACTGGAGTGACCGCTGAGTACAGTATTTGGCTTATTATCGGGCTCCTGTTTGCACTCGGTGATATGTACGTCTGTTACTGGTATACCCAATACAAGAATCAGGAACTCCAGCTCCCGAGCCTCCGCGCGCTTGCTGCGGACAGTCTTAACGATCTCTATACGACTGGTGCGGCTCTGGTGGGTGTCCTCGGTATGGCAGTTGGTTACCCAGTTTTTGACCCGATTGCAGGCGGCATCGTGAGTCTACTCGTTATCCACCAAGGCGTAGATATCTCGCGAGAGAATATTCAGTATCTCGCCGATAGCGCTCCTCCGGAATCAGAACAGGAAGAGATCAAGGAGCGCATCCGGGAACACTCTGCTGTTCATGGTATTCACGATTTTGTCGCGTACTACTCTGGGCACATGATCGAAGTCGAGTTTCACGCCGAAGTCGATCAAGAACTATCGGTGGTCGAAGCACATGACGTTGAATCAGAACTCCGCCGGCGCGTCCGTGAAATCGAGCCAGTCGCTGATGTCCACGTCCACCTGGATCCGGCAGGGCTCGGAGAGTGGAAAGACGCTGATGAATCAACCACCTCTCCCGCATGA
- a CDS encoding CopG family ribbon-helix-helix protein, giving the protein MRTSLNIPQEVLESFDTTWQDEGLESRSRAVREAIHEYIERHTELEGLEGPAVAALAFDYEHTLVIGELHTVQHEFEDVIGTTQHMHHGEWCLETVFCQGSAARIRELVYRLRDFDAVGRVNVMFLQPELSTE; this is encoded by the coding sequence ATGAGAACGAGTTTGAACATTCCGCAAGAGGTTCTCGAATCGTTCGATACGACGTGGCAAGACGAAGGATTGGAATCACGCTCCCGTGCCGTCCGCGAGGCGATTCACGAATACATCGAGCGCCACACAGAGCTCGAAGGGTTAGAAGGTCCTGCCGTCGCGGCGCTGGCGTTCGATTATGAGCACACACTCGTCATCGGCGAACTCCATACCGTCCAGCACGAATTCGAGGATGTCATCGGCACCACACAACACATGCACCACGGGGAGTGGTGTCTCGAGACGGTTTTCTGTCAGGGATCCGCAGCTCGAATCCGGGAGTTGGTGTACCGACTCCGTGATTTCGATGCCGTCGGCCGCGTGAACGTCATGTTCCTCCAACCGGAACTCTCCACGGAATAG
- a CDS encoding amino acid permease, with product MTDVSDVSETADSTESGGDVETELSRDMSLFDITFIGVGAMIGAGVFALTGFAAGLAGPALTLAFFLNGFVALFTAVSYAELGAAFPEAGGGYLWVKEALVDPNGFYAGWMSWFAHAVACSLYAVTFGVFLTEFIVYSGLLTEGFALFGVIDRFLLDKVLAVLMVSLFAYINYRGAEETGKAGVIVTGIKVVILGIFVVFGILATVNTPNWPAKFMSHPSFAPNGIIGIIGAMGFTYIAFEGYEIIVQSGEEVVDPGENIPKAVFYSLLIVVPIYILVAFAAIGGISVVPELAEQAGLGADAPTWQLLGNLGELGIIEAAGQFVPYGVPLLLVAGLTATMSALNATVYSSSRVSFAMGRDRALPGIFERIHPEKRTPHWAILLSAILIIAMAVTLPIESVAASADIMFILLFVQVNWTVIKMRKTHPDLPRTFEVPYMPWPPLIGIVLQILLTPFLLSALGLEIGLGADSHGFIALITTVVWMGIGIAVYYGYSNRKEEEKLEEEAPTVASEKAPATERADRDQRILVPIANPESVEQLMRTAFDLAEERNADIEVVSVTTVPPQTPLSEGRQFVSGEREVINTALDFANEERPEIPVSAKIRIGHDVATAILNTIKQDDVDLVLLGWRGRTHRQDIVLGSNIDRVVTQARCDVLVERIGPAKDVDSILVPTAGGPHAEFAAEIAHAIAVPNEAHVEVLYVTDGDDIDDENGEQILNKTTAVLEGVETERTLVSGDIVDEIVERSIEHDVTIIGASRESLLQQLVFGAIPEEVGRRAKHTVIMAKRDLGITSRITRWFSGYRRRRNASQDSDDSLPDQPSDGQSNT from the coding sequence ATGACTGACGTTAGCGACGTATCGGAGACAGCCGACTCGACGGAATCGGGCGGCGATGTCGAGACGGAACTGTCCCGAGATATGAGCCTATTCGATATCACGTTCATCGGTGTGGGGGCAATGATCGGCGCTGGTGTCTTCGCACTAACTGGGTTTGCGGCCGGCCTTGCCGGTCCCGCTCTGACGCTAGCGTTCTTCCTGAATGGTTTCGTCGCGCTGTTCACAGCTGTTTCGTATGCAGAACTCGGTGCTGCCTTCCCCGAAGCCGGCGGGGGATACTTGTGGGTGAAGGAAGCGCTCGTCGATCCAAACGGATTCTATGCGGGCTGGATGAGCTGGTTTGCCCATGCTGTCGCCTGCTCACTCTACGCCGTCACGTTCGGCGTTTTTCTTACTGAATTCATCGTCTACTCCGGACTCCTCACCGAGGGATTCGCGTTGTTCGGCGTCATCGACCGGTTCTTGCTCGATAAAGTGCTCGCGGTGCTGATGGTGAGCCTGTTCGCCTACATCAACTACCGGGGCGCCGAAGAGACAGGTAAGGCGGGCGTGATTGTGACCGGCATCAAGGTGGTGATTCTCGGTATTTTCGTCGTGTTCGGTATCCTGGCGACAGTCAACACGCCGAACTGGCCGGCCAAGTTTATGAGCCATCCTAGCTTCGCGCCGAATGGAATTATCGGGATCATCGGGGCGATGGGGTTCACCTACATCGCCTTCGAGGGGTACGAAATCATCGTTCAGTCCGGTGAGGAAGTCGTTGACCCGGGCGAAAATATCCCCAAGGCCGTTTTCTACTCGCTACTCATCGTCGTCCCCATCTACATTCTCGTCGCGTTCGCCGCGATCGGTGGCATCAGTGTTGTACCGGAGCTCGCCGAACAGGCCGGCCTGGGTGCGGATGCCCCGACTTGGCAGCTCTTGGGGAATCTCGGAGAACTTGGGATAATCGAGGCCGCGGGCCAGTTCGTTCCCTACGGGGTTCCACTGTTGCTGGTTGCTGGTCTCACAGCGACGATGAGCGCCCTGAACGCAACCGTGTACTCTTCATCGCGAGTCTCGTTCGCGATGGGGCGTGATCGAGCACTGCCAGGGATTTTCGAACGCATTCATCCCGAGAAACGTACTCCCCACTGGGCGATTCTGCTGTCGGCAATCCTCATCATTGCGATGGCTGTCACTCTCCCTATCGAATCGGTGGCAGCCTCAGCAGACATTATGTTCATTCTGCTGTTCGTGCAGGTCAACTGGACGGTCATCAAGATGCGCAAGACCCACCCGGACCTCCCGCGCACCTTCGAGGTTCCGTATATGCCATGGCCGCCACTCATCGGCATCGTCCTCCAGATTCTACTCACACCGTTCCTGCTGTCGGCACTGGGGCTCGAAATCGGCTTGGGTGCGGACTCGCACGGCTTCATCGCGCTCATTACTACTGTGGTGTGGATGGGGATCGGGATCGCCGTCTACTACGGGTACTCCAACCGGAAGGAAGAGGAGAAACTCGAAGAAGAAGCACCGACGGTCGCGTCAGAGAAAGCACCCGCGACCGAGCGTGCTGACAGAGACCAGCGGATTCTCGTTCCGATTGCTAATCCCGAGAGCGTCGAGCAATTGATGCGCACGGCGTTTGACCTCGCCGAGGAACGCAATGCGGATATCGAAGTAGTGAGCGTTACGACTGTTCCCCCGCAAACACCACTCTCGGAGGGACGACAGTTCGTCTCCGGAGAACGAGAAGTGATCAATACAGCCCTGGACTTCGCAAACGAGGAGCGACCCGAAATACCGGTAAGTGCGAAGATTCGGATCGGACACGACGTCGCGACGGCGATCCTGAACACGATCAAGCAGGACGACGTCGATCTCGTGTTACTCGGATGGCGTGGACGGACGCATCGACAGGACATCGTGCTCGGAAGTAATATCGATCGAGTGGTGACTCAGGCTCGGTGTGACGTTCTCGTCGAGCGTATTGGACCGGCCAAGGATGTGGATTCGATTTTGGTTCCGACGGCTGGTGGACCCCATGCCGAATTCGCGGCGGAGATCGCCCACGCGATTGCTGTGCCGAACGAGGCACACGTCGAGGTTCTCTACGTAACGGATGGGGATGACATCGACGATGAGAACGGAGAACAGATCCTGAACAAGACGACAGCCGTCCTCGAAGGCGTCGAGACGGAGAGGACACTCGTAAGCGGGGATATCGTCGACGAAATCGTAGAGCGCTCTATCGAACACGACGTGACGATAATCGGGGCATCCCGCGAGAGTCTTCTTCAGCAACTTGTGTTTGGAGCAATTCCTGAAGAGGTCGGACGACGAGCGAAGCATACGGTCATCATGGCCAAACGAGACCTCGGGATCACGTCGCGGATAACCCGCTGGTTCAGCGGCTATCGTCGACGGAGAAATGCATCTCAAGATTCAGATGACTCACTCCCCGACCAACCATCCGATGGTCAATCGAACACCTAA
- a CDS encoding heavy-metal-associated domain-containing protein — translation MSTIITVEGMSCEQCEQTVEEVLQDVSGVTDVPVDRKSEQASVEGEVEVTALVEAVEDAGYTAHA, via the coding sequence ATGTCGACGATCATTACCGTGGAAGGAATGTCGTGTGAACAATGTGAGCAGACGGTTGAAGAGGTACTCCAAGATGTCTCCGGCGTGACTGACGTGCCCGTCGATAGGAAGAGCGAACAGGCGAGCGTCGAGGGTGAGGTAGAGGTCACTGCCCTCGTGGAGGCCGTCGAAGACGCAGGGTACACAGCTCACGCCTGA